A region from the uncultured Holophaga sp. genome encodes:
- a CDS encoding TfoX/Sxy family protein, whose protein sequence is MASRKSTVDFILDQLQEAGPASARPMFGEYGLYLADRMFALVCDDSLFIKRTPEGEALYPSAPLALPYPGAKPCLLVPPERWDEAEWLCLLAKVTAGALPAPRKKPRRD, encoded by the coding sequence ATGGCGTCCAGAAAGAGCACGGTCGACTTCATCCTGGACCAGCTCCAAGAGGCCGGTCCGGCCTCGGCCCGACCTATGTTCGGAGAATACGGTCTCTACCTCGCGGACCGCATGTTCGCCCTGGTCTGCGATGACAGCCTCTTCATCAAACGGACCCCGGAAGGGGAGGCCCTTTACCCGTCAGCGCCCCTGGCCCTGCCCTACCCCGGGGCCAAGCCCTGCCTGCTCGTCCCTCCGGAGCGCTGGGACGAGGCCGAGTGGCTTTGTCTCCTGGCCAAGGTGACGGCCGGGGCCCTGCCGGCCCCCAGGAAAAAGCCCCGACGGGACTGA